From one Thalassoroseus pseudoceratinae genomic stretch:
- the pgsA gene encoding CDP-diacylglycerol--glycerol-3-phosphate 3-phosphatidyltransferase produces MSTTDPQVDPKPQTLGVSPLTRGALNLPNAITISRLGLSLVLFALIDFDGWWRTAAALFVFAAATDFLDGWVARRYGLVTTLGRILDPFVDKIIICGSFVFLLGLGVERSGVNAWMVLIVIGREMFITSLRGFMEQHGLDFSASWSGKFKMVAQCAAVTVALLALSPEVSSVWTWMPTLRDVTLWVAIALTVYSGVIYVFRAAEMLRKPLVS; encoded by the coding sequence ATGTCGACGACCGATCCACAAGTTGATCCGAAACCGCAAACGCTGGGAGTGAGTCCGCTGACTCGCGGCGCGCTCAATCTTCCCAACGCGATTACCATCAGCCGTTTGGGTTTGTCTTTGGTCTTGTTTGCGTTGATCGATTTCGATGGTTGGTGGCGAACTGCCGCGGCATTGTTCGTGTTCGCTGCCGCGACGGATTTCCTCGACGGTTGGGTCGCCCGCCGTTATGGCTTGGTGACGACGTTAGGGCGAATCTTGGACCCGTTCGTGGACAAGATCATCATTTGCGGATCGTTCGTGTTTTTGCTCGGTTTGGGTGTCGAACGCAGTGGTGTGAATGCTTGGATGGTCCTCATCGTAATTGGCCGAGAGATGTTCATCACCAGCCTCCGTGGATTCATGGAACAGCACGGGTTGGATTTCTCCGCGAGTTGGAGCGGCAAATTCAAGATGGTGGCCCAGTGTGCCGCAGTCACGGTCGCATTGTTGGCCCTCAGTCCGGAAGTCAGTTCCGTCTGGACGTGGATGCCAACTCTCCGCGATGTCACGCTCTGGGTGGCAATCGCATTGACGGTTTACAGCGGTGTCATTTATGTCTTCCGAGCCGCTGAGATGCTTCGCAAACCATTGGTTTCGTAG